In Maniola hyperantus chromosome 13, iAphHyp1.2, whole genome shotgun sequence, one genomic interval encodes:
- the Sans gene encoding pre-mRNA splicing regulator USH1G — protein MTTDRFHKAAKDGLLEVLREATRKECNNKDESGMTPTLWAAFEGHIEALRLLCGRGGEPDKADYFGNTALHLSAARGHKECVTFLINFGANMYAMDVDGHSAQELAAINGRDDILRFLDQATGKLENNDKKKAKSLKEKAKKDHDKLQKQYTKRQSKAEVMAEKELKKLTKEWDHSYNEEVSTMPHRPSNVLMALKQKMTRSTSQGNLLDEQPRPTYSALVGTVNSGARGRGAVYKKALASKMRNGTLGKTTASKDDFKVGEVETTGRRSITSLSGLRRDSEVMYVGTFGAGPQQRGAVADVFNEAEPRKPALTRSASQPDFMAAQNEDSGIGQEVLLQEPASIFDRPGFGSVAFRRSITATLSALPASEELSIGSAGSLAARHAYQPAEWNSTQSGSSTLTSDEEGEADETGYSSLERFLTAWGLAQYTQKFKDEQIDLDALMLLTESDMKSLGLPLGPYRKLVTAVQERKHALSHPGPMIDTAI, from the exons AGCCGCCAAAGATGGCCTCCTGGAAGTCCTCAGGGAGGCGACGAGGAAGGAGTGCAACAACAAGGATGAATCGGGAATGACGCCGACGTTGTGGGCTGCATTCGAGGGACACATTGAAGCTTTGAGATTGTTATGTGGAAGGGG aggTGAGCCTGACAAAGCAGATTATTTCGGCAACACCGCCCTACATCTCTCAGCGGCCAGAGGTCACAAGGAATGCGTGACCTTCCTCATAAACTTCGGTGCCAACATGTATGCGATGGACGTGGACGGACATTCGGCTCAAGAACTAGCTGCAATCAATGGCAGAGACGATATACTGCGCTTCCTAGACCAAGCCACGGGGAAACTAGAGAATAATGATAA aaaaaaagCCAAATCACTCAAGGAAAAAGCGAAAAAAGACCACGATAAACTACAAAAACAATACACCAAGAGGCAGAGTAAAGCAGAGGTTATGGCAGAAAAGGAGTTGAAGAAATTGACGAAGGAATGGGATCACAGCTACAATGAGGAGGTGTCGACGATGCCGCATAGACCCAGCAACGTTCTGATGGCTTTGAAGCAAAAGATGACACGGTCGACCAGTCAAG GGAATCTTTTAGACGAGCAGCCTAGACCAACGTACAGCGCCTTGGTTGGCACTGTGAATTCGGGTGCGCGGGGTCGGGGCGCGGTCTACAAAAAGGCTCTAGCGAGCAAAATGCGTAACGGCACATTAGGAAAGACCACAGCTTCTAAGGATGATTTTAAG GTTGGTGAGGTGGAAACCACTGGACGTAGATCGATAACCTCGCTGAGCGGTCTGCGTCGCGACTCGGAGGTGATGTACGTGGGAACATTCGGCGCGGGCCCGCAGCAACGCGGCGCCGTCGCTGATGTCTTCAACGAAGCAGAGCCGAGGAAACCTGCGCTTACGAG GTCCGCGAGTCAGCCTGACTTCATGGCGGCGCAGAACGAAGACAGCGGCATCGGACAAGAGGTGTTATTGCAGGAACCCGCTAGCATATTCGACAGGCCTGGCTTTGGCAGCGTTGCTTTTAG ACGATCTATAACAGCCACCCTGAGCGCACTGCCGGCAAGCGAAGAGTTATCGATAGGCTCAGCGGGCTCCTTAGCCGCCAGGCACGCGTACCAGCCCGCTGAGTGGAACTCCACACAATCTG GAAGTTCAACCTTAACATCGGATGAGGAAGGCGAAGCGGACGAAACAGGCTACTCCTCCCTGGAACGATTCCTCACAGCCTGGGGCCTCGCGCAGTACACGCAGAAGTTCAAAGATGAACAGATCGACCTGGACGCTCTCATGCTCCTCACGGAGAGCGATATGAAGTCCCTTGGCTTACCCCTCGGCCCGTATAGAAAACTGGTAACTGCTGTGCAAGAAAGGAAACATGCGCTGTCACATCCTGGACCTATGATTGATACTGCTATATAG